In a single window of the Anabas testudineus chromosome 17, fAnaTes1.2, whole genome shotgun sequence genome:
- the fam131a gene encoding protein FAM131A isoform X1, producing MRLRSRSRRRRERQREQEVKFEESEMIPKSGKSPADSRKSVGIHEFAALARSSLNGISQAVRDHVTKPTSLAQGRVAHLIEWKGWPKPAEPPSATHFSSYCHLTEGEKEARFAAGVAEQFAIAEAKLRAWASVDEEDEEDSNDEDSHHSEQTHTLSSQSSDAATSNPIFGAPRQPEVDSGEVLPSDSPLGSIISGSLLCGRPASFSDPRSSLTNSPTLPSDCMSPFLEEEEEQLAPLREQRGEVCVHHKAEWRPRGRSSRFDSCYSTSHSESPGEEDEDEEEDEDGSVFHEVRVWHCSPRSFFSDRASSGVASFDEDEERDEAEEKKEEKEYLM from the exons ATGAGGCTGAGGTccagaagtagaagaagaagagagagacaaagggagcaggag GTGAAATTTGAGGAGAGTGAAATGATTCCAAAGTCGGGAAAATCTCCAGCAGACTCACGGAAAAGTGTCGGCATCCATGAGTTTGCAGCTCTTGCCAGATCCTCCTTGAATG GTATCTCTCAGGCAGTGAGGGATCATGTGACAAAGCCCACCTCGCTGGCTCAGGGCAGGGTCGCCCACCTCATAGAGTGGAAAGGCTGGCCCAAACCAGCGGAGCCTCCATCGGCCACCCACTTCAGCTCCTACTGCCATTTGactgaaggagaaaaggaggcTCGGTTTGCTGCAG GAGTGGCAGAGCAGTTTGCCATTGCTGAGGCAAAGCTGCGTGCCTGGGCGTCTgtggatgaagaggatgaggaagacTCCAACGATGAAGACTCCCACCACAGCGAACAGACTCACACCTTATCCAGCCAGAGCTCAG ACGCCGCCACCTCCAATCCTATTTTCGGAGCGCCACGCCAGCCTGAAGTCGACTCTGGCGAGGTCCTGCCCTCCGACAGCCCCCTGGGGTCCATCATCAGCGGCAGCTTGCTCTGTGGCAGGCCTGCGTCTTTTAGTGACCCACGTTCATCCCTGACCAATTCACCTACTTTACCCAGCGACTGCATGAGTCCGTtcctggaggaggaagaggagcagctggCTCCTTTGCGTGAACAGCGCGGTGAGGTATGTGTCCATCACAAGGCTGAGTGGAGGCCTCGGGGCAGGAGCAGCAGATTTGACTCCTGCTACTCCACGTCTCACTCCGAGTCTcctggagaggaggatgaggacgaggaggaggacgaggatgGCAGCGTGTTCCATGAGGTTCGGGTGTGGCACTGCAGCCCGAGGAGCTTCTTCTCTGACCGGGCCTCATCTGGAGTGGCGTCGTTCGACGAGGATGAGGAGAGGGAtgaagcagaggagaagaaggaggaaaaagagtatttgatgtga
- the fam131a gene encoding protein FAM131A isoform X2, producing the protein MIPKSGKSPADSRKSVGIHEFAALARSSLNGISQAVRDHVTKPTSLAQGRVAHLIEWKGWPKPAEPPSATHFSSYCHLTEGEKEARFAAGVAEQFAIAEAKLRAWASVDEEDEEDSNDEDSHHSEQTHTLSSQSSDAATSNPIFGAPRQPEVDSGEVLPSDSPLGSIISGSLLCGRPASFSDPRSSLTNSPTLPSDCMSPFLEEEEEQLAPLREQRGEVCVHHKAEWRPRGRSSRFDSCYSTSHSESPGEEDEDEEEDEDGSVFHEVRVWHCSPRSFFSDRASSGVASFDEDEERDEAEEKKEEKEYLM; encoded by the exons ATGATTCCAAAGTCGGGAAAATCTCCAGCAGACTCACGGAAAAGTGTCGGCATCCATGAGTTTGCAGCTCTTGCCAGATCCTCCTTGAATG GTATCTCTCAGGCAGTGAGGGATCATGTGACAAAGCCCACCTCGCTGGCTCAGGGCAGGGTCGCCCACCTCATAGAGTGGAAAGGCTGGCCCAAACCAGCGGAGCCTCCATCGGCCACCCACTTCAGCTCCTACTGCCATTTGactgaaggagaaaaggaggcTCGGTTTGCTGCAG GAGTGGCAGAGCAGTTTGCCATTGCTGAGGCAAAGCTGCGTGCCTGGGCGTCTgtggatgaagaggatgaggaagacTCCAACGATGAAGACTCCCACCACAGCGAACAGACTCACACCTTATCCAGCCAGAGCTCAG ACGCCGCCACCTCCAATCCTATTTTCGGAGCGCCACGCCAGCCTGAAGTCGACTCTGGCGAGGTCCTGCCCTCCGACAGCCCCCTGGGGTCCATCATCAGCGGCAGCTTGCTCTGTGGCAGGCCTGCGTCTTTTAGTGACCCACGTTCATCCCTGACCAATTCACCTACTTTACCCAGCGACTGCATGAGTCCGTtcctggaggaggaagaggagcagctggCTCCTTTGCGTGAACAGCGCGGTGAGGTATGTGTCCATCACAAGGCTGAGTGGAGGCCTCGGGGCAGGAGCAGCAGATTTGACTCCTGCTACTCCACGTCTCACTCCGAGTCTcctggagaggaggatgaggacgaggaggaggacgaggatgGCAGCGTGTTCCATGAGGTTCGGGTGTGGCACTGCAGCCCGAGGAGCTTCTTCTCTGACCGGGCCTCATCTGGAGTGGCGTCGTTCGACGAGGATGAGGAGAGGGAtgaagcagaggagaagaaggaggaaaaagagtatttgatgtga